The following nucleotide sequence is from Synechococcus sp. CBW1004.
GCGGCCTCGGCCGCAGCGAGCGCTGACGGCTGACCGGAGCGGTTGGCGCTGCTGGTGGCCAGGGGGCCGCTGAGTCGCAGCAGCTCCTGCATCGGCGCACAGGCCGGCACGCGCAGGCCAAGGGTGTTCCCCCCGGGATTCAGGCGCTCGGTGATCGGCCCTGTGATCGGCAGCACCAGCGTCACCGGTCCAGGCCAGTGGCAGCTCGCCACCTGCAGCCAGGCTTCCGGCCAGTGAATCGCCAGCAGGGCCTGGAGCTGCCCCAGATCGGCGCCCATCAGGATCAGCGGCTTGTCGGGGGGCCGCTGCTTCCGCGTCCAGATCTGGCTCGCCTGATCTGGGGCCACGGCCAGGGCAGGCAGGGTGTCGGTGGGCAGCAGAGCGGCGCCGCCACCGAGCAGATGCGCCGCCATGGCCGGCGCCTCCAGCAGTCGCTCCTCCAGGGAGGCCTTGCCGGCAGAGGGACTCATGAATGAATCCCCGCAGGGCTGAGCGCCATCGGGCCATCGGGCTCAGCAGGTCGGCGGGCGCTGGCGAAGCGCAGCACTCCCTCAAGATCGCGGTGGGCGTGGCACTCCTCCAGGCCGGCCTCGGCCAGCAGGGCGAGCACCGCCTCGCTCTGATCGTGGTGATGCTCCAGAAGCAGCACGCCGCCGGGGGCCAGGGCCACCGCAGCACCCGCTGCGATGCGGCGGATCGCTGCCAGGCCATCGGCGCCACCATCAAGGGCCAAGGCCGGTTCGTGATCGCGCACCACCGGCTCGAGAGCTGCCAGCACGGCCGAGGGGATGTAGGGCGGATTGCTGACCACCAGCTGCAGCCGCCCCCACCACGGCTCGATCGCCTGCCACCAGGAGCCCTGCAGCAGCTGCACGCCGGGCAGCATCCGGCTCGACGGCTCTGCCCCTGGCTCCGGCTTGCCATCGACGGCCGTCTGTGGCTCCGCACCCACCGTCGCCTCCGGCTCCGTGGCGTACGGCCCGGCGATGCGTGTGCGGGGCGGCAGCAGAGCCCGCAGGTTGGAGGCGGCCTGGCGCAGCGCCTCTTGGGAGGCATCCACTGCCAGGCCGCAGCCGTGGGGGAGCGCCCGGGCCAGGGCCACGGCCAGACAGCCCGAGCCCGTGCCCAGGTCGGCCCAGCAGAGCGGGCTGCCTGAAGGTTGAGCCGCTGCCTCGGCCAGGGCCAGCTCCAGCAGCAGTTCGGTCTCCTGGCGCGGGATCAGCACCCCCGGAGCCACGGACAGCTCCAGATCCCGCCAGGGGCACCGTCCCACCAGGTACTGCAACGGCTCTGCATTGCGGTGGTGCCGCTGCCAGAGATCCTCCAGCTCCTGCAGCGAACAGCGCAGCTGGATGCGGCGCTGCGGATGCAGCCACAACGCCTGGAGTGCCGGCCAGCTGAGGCCCCCGGTCAGATCGAGCAGCCAGTCGAGCCGCGAGGCGGCATCGGCACCGCCGCCTGCGAGCGCCAGCATCGAACGGCGCCAGGCGAGCAGCTCGGTGGCGCTGAGGTCGAGGGAGTGGCGGGCGGCGGCGGGCTTCCCGCTCGGCGATGCGATGGCCATGGCGGCAGCCTAGAAGCGCTGACAGACCCCCTAGAGAACCCCAGCCGCTCTCTCACTCAGCAGGGCCGCCAGCGCAGACCGGGCTCCGGCCGCACCAGCCCGGCCAGCTCCAGCTGGAGCAGCGCCGACGAGAGTACCGGCGCCTCCAGGGCGAGCGCCTGACCCAGATCCTCCAGGCCGGCCCCCTCGCCCAGGGCGGCCAGAACCCGGGCGGCGGGGCCACCGGGCTCGAGCGCTGCCGGCGCCGGCGTGGCGCGCCGCCAGCCGCGATCCGTCAGAGGTCCGGGGCCCAGCTGATCGGTGAGATCGCCTGGCTCCAGCAGGGGCGTCGCCCCGCGGGCCAGCAGACGGTTGCTGCCCAGGGCGGTCCGGCGGGCGGCATCACCCGGTACGGCCCAGAGCGGCAGTCCCAGCTGCCAGGCCAGTTCGGCGGAGTGCAGCGCTCCGCTCTCCGGCGGGCACTCCACCACCACCACGGCGGCCGCCAGGGCCACCAACAGCCGGTTGCGACTGGCGAAATGTCCGGGCCGCACGGGCGCGCCCGCGGGCCATTCGCTCACCAGCAGGCCGCGGCGCCCCACCTCGGCCTGCAGCGGCCCGTGATGGCGGGGGTAGACCCGCTGCAGCGGCGTTCCGAGCACGGCCACCGGCGAGCCGCTGCGGGAGAGACAGCCCTGATGGGCCGCTGCATCGATGCCCTCGGCCAGACCGCTCACCACCGGCCAGCCCTGGGCGGCGAGGTGGGCGCCGAGGCGATGGGCCATCAGCAGGCCGTGCTCGGAGGGATGGCGGGTGCCGACCACCGCCACGGCCTGGCGGCGGGCCAGCAGCGGCCAGAGGCTGCCCCGCCCCTGCCAGTGCAGCCACAGCGGTGGCCGCGCCAGGGTCTGCAGAGCCGCCGGCCATCGCCTGTCGCCCGGCAGCAGCAGGCCCCTGCCGCCGCGGCGCAGCCGCCCCAGCCGAGGCAGGGGATCGTCGCCCCAGCGCTCGCGGTAGGCGGCGATGGCCGCCAGGAGCGAGGTCGGCCAGCCGGTGAGATGGGCCAGGGCTTCGGGGGAGGCGGCCCAGGCCCCGGCGAGACCGCCGGGGAGGCGTTCCAGCTGTTGCAGGCGCACCACCCCCACCCCCGGGCAGTCACTCCAGAG
It contains:
- a CDS encoding HemK/PrmC family methyltransferase; this translates as MAIASPSGKPAAARHSLDLSATELLAWRRSMLALAGGGADAASRLDWLLDLTGGLSWPALQALWLHPQRRIQLRCSLQELEDLWQRHHRNAEPLQYLVGRCPWRDLELSVAPGVLIPRQETELLLELALAEAAAQPSGSPLCWADLGTGSGCLAVALARALPHGCGLAVDASQEALRQAASNLRALLPPRTRIAGPYATEPEATVGAEPQTAVDGKPEPGAEPSSRMLPGVQLLQGSWWQAIEPWWGRLQLVVSNPPYIPSAVLAALEPVVRDHEPALALDGGADGLAAIRRIAAGAAVALAPGGVLLLEHHHDQSEAVLALLAEAGLEECHAHRDLEGVLRFASARRPAEPDGPMALSPAGIHS
- a CDS encoding DNA-processing protein DprA; its protein translation is MQPASGAAAPLPLEPAPDISPPKPPRLVVVRPPAPTQQQRLWRMLWSDCPGVGVVRLQQLERLPGGLAGAWAASPEALAHLTGWPTSLLAAIAAYRERWGDDPLPRLGRLRRGGRGLLLPGDRRWPAALQTLARPPLWLHWQGRGSLWPLLARRQAVAVVGTRHPSEHGLLMAHRLGAHLAAQGWPVVSGLAEGIDAAAHQGCLSRSGSPVAVLGTPLQRVYPRHHGPLQAEVGRRGLLVSEWPAGAPVRPGHFASRNRLLVALAAAVVVVECPPESGALHSAELAWQLGLPLWAVPGDAARRTALGSNRLLARGATPLLEPGDLTDQLGPGPLTDRGWRRATPAPAALEPGGPAARVLAALGEGAGLEDLGQALALEAPVLSSALLQLELAGLVRPEPGLRWRPC
- a CDS encoding L-threonylcarbamoyladenylate synthase produces the protein MSPSAGKASLEERLLEAPAMAAHLLGGGAALLPTDTLPALAVAPDQASQIWTRKQRPPDKPLILMGADLGQLQALLAIHWPEAWLQVASCHWPGPVTLVLPITGPITERLNPGGNTLGLRVPACAPMQELLRLSGPLATSSANRSGQPSALAAAEAATQFPELPLLAPLPWPQASGQASSVWRWQGEAHPSEPWQVLRPGAVQPAQAADTAPAGGHR